Proteins from one Xenorhabdus griffiniae genomic window:
- a CDS encoding 3-isopropylmalate dehydratase → MSELKENIIRGEVYVLTDNIDTDQILSAEYLKVNPSTPEGYAQLASLAMCGLPEGSLPFIDESKGKAKYPIIVAGQNFGCGSSREHAVAALGASGVKAVLAQSYARIFFRNCVSTGELLPVAAQERLCEKLVTGDSIEIDIENQTVTLLKEGEKYQTDPIGELANIVSAGGLFSYARASGRIK, encoded by the coding sequence TCTTGACCGATAATATTGATACTGACCAAATCCTCTCAGCCGAGTATCTCAAGGTCAACCCTTCCACTCCTGAAGGGTATGCTCAACTGGCTTCGCTGGCGATGTGTGGACTGCCGGAAGGTTCGCTGCCTTTTATTGATGAAAGTAAAGGAAAAGCGAAATATCCGATCATTGTGGCAGGGCAGAATTTTGGTTGTGGATCTTCGCGTGAACATGCGGTTGCCGCATTAGGTGCTTCAGGTGTGAAAGCGGTTCTTGCTCAATCTTATGCCCGTATATTCTTCCGAAATTGTGTATCAACCGGAGAGTTATTGCCTGTTGCAGCCCAGGAGCGCTTGTGTGAAAAATTAGTTACAGGTGACAGTATTGAGATTGATATTGAAAACCAGACCGTTACTTTGTTGAAAGAGGGTGAAAAATATCAAACCGATCCTATTGGTGAACTTGCTAATATTGTCTCTGCCGGAGGGCTATTTTCTTACGCTCGTGCGTCGGGAAGAATTAAATAG
- the hemW gene encoding radical SAM family heme chaperone HemW, with the protein MLKLPPLSLYIHIPWCVQKCPYCDFNSHALKGDVPHQEYVDHLLADLHVDLPMIGDREVSTIFIGGGTPSLLSAEGMQRLLDGVRAALPLSPQAEITMEANPGTVEADRFSAYQQAGINRISIGVQSFGSDKLIRLGRIHGPEEAKRAAKLANGLGLRSFNLDLMHGLPNQTLKEAQNDLRQAIELSPPHLSWYQLTIEPNTSFSSRPPVLPDDDALWDIFSQGHQLLTEAGYQQYETSAYAKPGYQCQHNLNYWRFGDYLGIGCGAHGKISFADGRILRTVKTKHPRGYMQGRYLDQQNQVDNADRPFEFFMNRFRLLESMPRQDFSDFTGLPESVIRPQIDEALSKGYITESDTHWQITKHGKLFLNSLLELFL; encoded by the coding sequence ATGCTTAAGTTGCCTCCCCTGAGTCTTTATATCCATATTCCGTGGTGCGTGCAAAAATGTCCTTACTGTGACTTTAATTCACATGCTTTAAAAGGGGATGTGCCGCATCAAGAATATGTTGATCATCTATTGGCGGATTTGCATGTAGATCTGCCAATGATTGGTGATCGTGAGGTATCAACGATTTTTATCGGTGGAGGCACGCCGAGCCTGTTAAGTGCCGAAGGTATGCAGCGATTGCTTGATGGCGTCAGGGCTGCACTGCCACTCTCGCCGCAAGCAGAGATTACCATGGAAGCCAATCCGGGAACTGTTGAAGCCGATCGTTTCAGTGCTTATCAGCAGGCGGGAATTAATCGCATCTCCATCGGTGTACAAAGTTTCGGGTCAGATAAACTTATCCGTTTGGGACGTATTCACGGTCCAGAAGAGGCTAAACGAGCGGCAAAATTAGCTAACGGCCTTGGATTACGCAGTTTTAATCTGGATTTGATGCATGGCTTACCCAACCAGACACTCAAGGAAGCACAGAATGATTTGCGTCAGGCTATCGAGTTATCTCCCCCCCATCTATCCTGGTATCAACTGACGATTGAACCCAATACCAGTTTTAGCTCCCGCCCTCCGGTTTTACCGGATGATGATGCACTATGGGATATTTTTTCCCAAGGCCATCAATTACTGACAGAAGCGGGTTATCAACAATATGAAACTTCGGCCTATGCCAAGCCAGGTTATCAATGCCAGCATAATCTCAATTACTGGCGTTTCGGTGATTATTTGGGGATTGGTTGTGGTGCACATGGCAAGATTTCGTTTGCGGATGGCCGTATTCTCCGTACCGTGAAAACCAAACATCCACGCGGTTATATGCAGGGGCGTTATCTGGATCAACAAAATCAGGTGGATAATGCAGATCGTCCATTTGAATTTTTTATGAACCGTTTCCGCCTGCTGGAATCGATGCCACGTCAGGATTTCAGTGATTTCACTGGGTTACCAGAAAGTGTCATTCGCCCACAAATCGACGAAGCCTTGTCGAAAGGCTATATCACTGAAAGCGATACTCACTGGCAAATCACTAAGCACGGAAAACTGTTCCTGAATTCCTTACTGGAGCTGTTTCTTTAG
- a CDS encoding XTP/dITP diphosphatase, producing the protein MQKVVLATGNAGKVRELADLLADFGLDIVAQTELGVEPADETGLTFIENAIIKARHAAAVTGLPAIADDSGLSVDALGGAPGIYSARYAGSEASDQENLEKLLQAMHDVPDEQRQAQFNCVLIFLRHAEDPTPLVFHGRWSGMITREPAGKGGFGYDPIFYAPEFNCTAAELTREQKNTVSHRGKALAMLLEAMRNA; encoded by the coding sequence ATGCAAAAAGTTGTTCTCGCCACGGGAAATGCAGGTAAAGTACGTGAATTGGCTGATTTATTAGCTGATTTTGGCTTAGATATCGTGGCCCAAACCGAATTAGGTGTGGAGCCAGCCGATGAAACAGGCCTTACTTTTATTGAAAACGCCATCATCAAAGCCCGCCATGCCGCAGCAGTAACGGGGTTACCTGCAATTGCTGACGATTCAGGGTTATCTGTTGACGCATTAGGTGGCGCGCCAGGCATTTATTCCGCTCGCTACGCAGGCAGTGAGGCTTCCGATCAGGAGAATCTGGAAAAATTATTGCAAGCCATGCACGATGTTCCTGATGAACAACGTCAGGCTCAATTCAATTGTGTGCTGATCTTCTTACGCCACGCAGAAGATCCTACCCCTCTGGTATTTCATGGTCGCTGGTCAGGCATGATTACCCGTGAACCGGCTGGAAAAGGCGGTTTTGGTTATGATCCTATTTTTTATGCCCCTGAATTTAACTGTACAGCTGCCGAGCTAACTCGTGAGCAGAAAAATACCGTTTCACACCGCGGGAAAGCATTAGCAATGTTGTTGGAAGCCATGCGTAATGCTTAA
- a CDS encoding YggT family protein, whose protein sequence is MQFLNFVFFTVLDLYIAVLLLRVWMQWARCDFYNPFSQFIVKITQPVVRPLRRFIPAIGPIDTASVLFSYLLILIKILLPIWLATGQFLVPSGAIFLFGVIELLTAAGKLIFWLVIARALLSWISQGRNPVDYVLIQLTEPLMAPIRRIIPSMGGLDFSAMIVILILYALNALRYDVMGWLAAMFAG, encoded by the coding sequence ATGCAATTCTTAAATTTCGTCTTTTTCACCGTTCTGGATTTATATATTGCCGTTTTACTGCTGCGTGTCTGGATGCAGTGGGCACGTTGCGATTTTTATAATCCATTCTCACAATTTATTGTTAAAATCACCCAACCTGTGGTGCGCCCATTACGCAGATTCATTCCTGCCATTGGTCCCATTGATACCGCGTCTGTGCTTTTCTCCTATCTGCTGATTCTCATCAAGATCTTGTTGCCTATATGGTTAGCCACAGGGCAATTTCTCGTTCCTTCTGGCGCCATATTCTTGTTTGGTGTGATTGAATTACTGACCGCTGCCGGAAAACTCATATTTTGGTTAGTGATTGCTCGCGCGTTATTAAGCTGGATCAGCCAGGGACGCAACCCTGTAGATTATGTCCTGATTCAATTAACTGAACCACTCATGGCACCTATCCGCCGCATTATCCCTTCGATGGGCGGTCTTGATTTCTCTGCCATGATTGTCATTCTTATTCTCTACGCACTAAATGCCCTGCGCTACGATGTAATGGGGTGGCTGGCTGCCATGTTTGCAGGCTAA
- the proC gene encoding pyrroline-5-carboxylate reductase, with translation MENRKITFIGAGNMAHAIIAGLVRKDYPAELITVCSPTTTRRDVLAKEYGINSQGDNIRYAQEADVIVLAVKPQMMAEVCGSLHSYVDFSGKLVISIAAGIPVSRFYTFLQDNLNIIRIMPNTPSLVGQGMSGLFAPEYVGQADRDFAASLMRSVGKVCWVNDENGINDIIAIAGSAPAYFFLFMESMQQEAERLGFDSETARELVLQAATGSAKLAETQKDLPFAILREQVTSKGGTTAEALRIFYEGKLPEMVSNAMQGAIRRAQEMEKLF, from the coding sequence GTGGAAAATCGTAAAATCACCTTTATTGGCGCAGGTAATATGGCTCACGCCATCATTGCCGGGTTAGTCAGAAAAGATTATCCTGCCGAACTCATCACTGTCTGTTCTCCAACAACCACCCGCCGTGATGTACTGGCAAAAGAATATGGCATTAATAGTCAAGGCGATAATATTCGTTACGCCCAAGAAGCCGATGTCATCGTCTTGGCGGTTAAACCGCAAATGATGGCCGAAGTTTGTGGATCACTGCATTCATACGTCGATTTCAGTGGAAAACTGGTTATTTCTATTGCTGCTGGTATTCCAGTGTCCCGTTTTTATACCTTTTTGCAGGATAATCTTAATATTATCCGCATCATGCCAAATACCCCTTCGCTTGTAGGACAAGGGATGAGTGGATTGTTCGCACCTGAGTATGTCGGGCAAGCTGATCGCGACTTTGCAGCATCGCTAATGCGCAGTGTCGGGAAAGTCTGCTGGGTAAATGATGAAAACGGTATCAACGATATTATCGCCATCGCAGGCAGTGCTCCTGCTTATTTCTTCCTGTTCATGGAATCGATGCAACAAGAAGCGGAACGTCTGGGATTTGACAGTGAAACAGCCAGGGAACTTGTTCTGCAAGCAGCCACAGGTTCAGCTAAACTTGCTGAAACGCAAAAAGATCTTCCTTTTGCTATCCTGCGAGAGCAGGTAACATCTAAAGGCGGTACAACGGCTGAAGCATTGCGCATTTTTTATGAAGGCAAGCTGCCTGAAATGGTGTCCAATGCCATGCAAGGAGCCATCCGCCGAGCACAGGAAATGGAAAAATTATTTTAA
- a CDS encoding YggS family pyridoxal phosphate-dependent enzyme → MNNIEQNLHDVRNRMTLAAQKCGRSPEEITLLAVSKTKPVDAIAEAIANGQREFGENYVQEGVEKIQYFNNHDDLVWHFIGPLQSNKSRLVAENFDWCHTVDRVKIAQRLNEQRPENRSPLNVLIQINISREESKSGILLEELTELAATIDGLPNLVLRGLMAIPAPESNFERQIAIFRQMEKALIELKAQYSQVDTLSMGMTDDMEAAITCGSTLVRIGTAIFGARQYKS, encoded by the coding sequence ATGAACAATATCGAACAAAATCTTCACGATGTCAGGAACCGCATGACACTTGCAGCGCAAAAATGCGGACGTTCTCCAGAAGAAATTACCTTGCTTGCAGTCAGTAAAACCAAACCTGTGGATGCCATCGCAGAAGCCATCGCCAATGGTCAGCGGGAATTTGGTGAGAATTACGTGCAGGAAGGGGTTGAAAAGATCCAATACTTTAATAACCATGACGATTTAGTGTGGCACTTTATTGGCCCATTACAATCTAACAAGAGCCGTCTGGTTGCAGAAAATTTTGATTGGTGTCATACCGTTGACAGGGTAAAAATCGCTCAACGTTTAAACGAACAACGTCCTGAAAATAGGTCGCCTCTTAATGTCCTGATCCAGATTAATATTAGTAGAGAAGAGAGCAAGTCAGGCATTTTACTGGAAGAGTTAACCGAATTGGCTGCAACTATTGATGGGTTACCTAATTTGGTATTGCGCGGCTTGATGGCAATACCGGCACCGGAAAGCAACTTTGAACGCCAAATAGCCATTTTTCGCCAAATGGAAAAAGCCTTGATTGAACTAAAAGCGCAATATTCCCAAGTTGATACACTATCAATGGGCATGACGGATGATATGGAAGCCGCTATTACTTGTGGTTCTACACTGGTTCGGATTGGAACGGCAATATTCGGTGCCCGTCAGTACAAGTCTTAA